Proteins encoded within one genomic window of Cyprinus carpio isolate SPL01 chromosome B22, ASM1834038v1, whole genome shotgun sequence:
- the LOC122141507 gene encoding nicalin-1 isoform X3 yields MFEEASEVLENMLKWSFPLSLVLFLVLVCPLRAEAAHEFSVYRMQQYDLQGQTYGSRNAILNTEARTVDAEVLSRRCVMVRLADFSYEKYQKALRQSAGAVVIILPQNMSTMPQDIVQQFMELEPELLATETIVPVYFALEDEELLSIYTQTQISSSSQGSSSAAEVLLHTATANGFQMVTSGAQSKAVSDWAITSLEGRLTGAGGEDLPTIVLVAHYDSFGVAPWLSYGADSNGSGVAVLLELARLFSRLYSYKRTHAGYNLLFFLSGGGKFNYQGTKRWLEDNLDHTDSSLLQDNVAFVLCLDTLGNSDNLHLHVSKPPKEGSPQHALLRELETVAAHQHPDLKFSMVHKKINLADDTLAWEHERFGIRRLPAFTLSHLESHRSPARHSIMDMRSVSSLEGAGEATAGPHVDLTKLSRNTKVIAEALARVIYNLTEKGVGGDLQIFTEQMQVQEDQLASLVDWLTAQPRAAQLLDKDSSIVNTLEYYLSRYLKDVKRHLVRADKRDPEFVFYDQLKQTMNAYRVKPAIFDLLLAVCIASYLGVLYLAVQNFGLLYGFLRRVTAPRVKQH; encoded by the exons TCTGGTGCTGGTGTGTCCGCTGCGCGCGGAAGCGGCGCACGAGTTCAGCGTCTACCGCATGCAGCAGTACGACCTGCAGGGACAAACCTACG GTTCCCGTAATGCCATTTTAAACACGGAGGCTCGTACGGTGGACGCCGAGGTGCTCAGCCGTCGATGTGTGATGGTGCGGCTCGCCGATTTCTCTTACGAGAAATATCAGAAAGCGCTGCGACAGTCGGCGGGGGCCGTGGTCATCATACTGCCCCAGAACATGTCCACGATGCCGCAGGACATAGTGCAG CAGTTCATGGAGCTGGAGCCGGAGCTGCTGGCCACGGAGACCATCGTGCCCGTGTACTTCGCTCTGGAGGACGAGGAGCTGCTGTCcatctacacacaaacacagatctcCTCTTCCTCACAGGGGTCTTCATCAGCTGCTGAAG TGCTGCTGCACACAGCGACAGCTAACGGTTTTCAGATGGTGACCAGTGGAGCTCAGAGTAAAGCTGTCAGTGACTGGGCCATTACTAGTCTAGAG GGTCGTCTCACAGGTGCGGGAGGAGAAGATCTGCCCACTATCGTCCTGGTGGCTCACTACGACTCTTTCGGAGTTGCTCCG TGGCTGTCGTATGGCGCAGACTCGAACGGCAGTGGCGTCGCCGTACTGCTGGAGCTCGCGCGACTGTTTTCCAGACTCTACTCCTACAAACGCACTCATGCAGG aTACAACCTGCTGTTTTTCTTGTCGGGAGGTGGGAAGTTTAACTACCAAGGCACGAAACGCTGGCTGGAGGACAACCTTGATCACACAG ATTCCAGTCTGCTCCAGGACAACGTGGCGTTTGTTTTGTGTCTGGACACTCTGGGTAACAGTGACAACCTTCACCTCCATGTCTCTAAACCACCGAAAGAGGGAAGCCCGCAGCACGCCCTTCTCAGAGAACTAGAGACT GTTGCGGCCCATCAGCACCCTGACCTGAAGTTCTCAATGGTCCACAAGAAGATCAACCTGGCAGACGACACCCTGGCGTGGGAGCACGAGCGCTTCGGCATCCGCCGCCTGCCCGCCTTCACCCTGTCCCACCTGGAGAGCCACCGCAGCCCCGCGCGCCACTCCATCATGGACATGCGGTCAGTGTCCTCTCTGGAGGGGGCGGGAGAGGCCACCGCTGG GCCTCACGTGGATCTGACGAAGCTCAGTCGCAACACTAAAGTCATCGCCGAAGCGCTGGCGAGAGTCATATACAACCTGACGGAGAAG GGCGTCGGCGGAGACCTGCAGATCTTCACTGAACAGATG CAGGTGCAGGAGGATCAGCTGGCGTCACTGGTGGACTGGCTGACGGCCCAACCGCGAGCCGCCCAGCTGCTGGACAAAGACAGCAGCATCGTGAACACGCTGGAGTATTACCTGAGCCGCTATCTGAAGGACGTCAAGAGACACCTGGTCAGAGCCGACAAGAG ggACCCTGAATTTGTCTTTTATGATCAACTCAAGCAGACCATGAATGCTTATAG GGTAAAACCAGCTATCTTTGACCTGCTGCTAGCTGTCTGTATCGCATCTTATCTTGGAGTGCTGTATTTGGCTGTTCAG AATTTTGGACTTCTGTACGGTTTCCTGCGTAGAGTCACAGCTCCTCGGGTCAAACAGCATTAA
- the LOC122141507 gene encoding nicalin-1 isoform X2, producing the protein MFEEASEVLENMLKWSFPLSLVLFLVLVCPLRAEAAHEFSVYRMQQYDLQGQTYGSRNAILNTEARTVDAEVLSRRCVMVRLADFSYEKYQKALRQSAGAVVIILPQNMSTMPQDIVQQFMELEPELLATETIVPVYFALEDEELLSIYTQTQISSSSQGSSSAAEVLLHTATANGFQMVTSGAQSKAVSDWAITSLEGRLTGAGGEDLPTIVLVAHYDSFGVAPWLSYGADSNGSGVAVLLELARLFSRLYSYKRTHAGYNLLFFLSGGGKFNYQGTKRWLEDNLDHTDSSLLQDNVAFVLCLDTLGNSDNLHLHVSKPPKEGSPQHALLRELETVAAHQHPDLKFSMVHKKINLADDTLAWEHERFGIRRLPAFTLSHLESHRSPARHSIMDMRSVSSLEGAGEATAGPHVDLTKLSRNTKVIAEALARVIYNLTEKLSYVPQGVGGDLQIFTEQMVQEDQLASLVDWLTAQPRAAQLLDKDSSIVNTLEYYLSRYLKDVKRHLVRADKRDPEFVFYDQLKQTMNAYRVKPAIFDLLLAVCIASYLGVLYLAVQNFGLLYGFLRRVTAPRVKQH; encoded by the exons TCTGGTGCTGGTGTGTCCGCTGCGCGCGGAAGCGGCGCACGAGTTCAGCGTCTACCGCATGCAGCAGTACGACCTGCAGGGACAAACCTACG GTTCCCGTAATGCCATTTTAAACACGGAGGCTCGTACGGTGGACGCCGAGGTGCTCAGCCGTCGATGTGTGATGGTGCGGCTCGCCGATTTCTCTTACGAGAAATATCAGAAAGCGCTGCGACAGTCGGCGGGGGCCGTGGTCATCATACTGCCCCAGAACATGTCCACGATGCCGCAGGACATAGTGCAG CAGTTCATGGAGCTGGAGCCGGAGCTGCTGGCCACGGAGACCATCGTGCCCGTGTACTTCGCTCTGGAGGACGAGGAGCTGCTGTCcatctacacacaaacacagatctcCTCTTCCTCACAGGGGTCTTCATCAGCTGCTGAAG TGCTGCTGCACACAGCGACAGCTAACGGTTTTCAGATGGTGACCAGTGGAGCTCAGAGTAAAGCTGTCAGTGACTGGGCCATTACTAGTCTAGAG GGTCGTCTCACAGGTGCGGGAGGAGAAGATCTGCCCACTATCGTCCTGGTGGCTCACTACGACTCTTTCGGAGTTGCTCCG TGGCTGTCGTATGGCGCAGACTCGAACGGCAGTGGCGTCGCCGTACTGCTGGAGCTCGCGCGACTGTTTTCCAGACTCTACTCCTACAAACGCACTCATGCAGG aTACAACCTGCTGTTTTTCTTGTCGGGAGGTGGGAAGTTTAACTACCAAGGCACGAAACGCTGGCTGGAGGACAACCTTGATCACACAG ATTCCAGTCTGCTCCAGGACAACGTGGCGTTTGTTTTGTGTCTGGACACTCTGGGTAACAGTGACAACCTTCACCTCCATGTCTCTAAACCACCGAAAGAGGGAAGCCCGCAGCACGCCCTTCTCAGAGAACTAGAGACT GTTGCGGCCCATCAGCACCCTGACCTGAAGTTCTCAATGGTCCACAAGAAGATCAACCTGGCAGACGACACCCTGGCGTGGGAGCACGAGCGCTTCGGCATCCGCCGCCTGCCCGCCTTCACCCTGTCCCACCTGGAGAGCCACCGCAGCCCCGCGCGCCACTCCATCATGGACATGCGGTCAGTGTCCTCTCTGGAGGGGGCGGGAGAGGCCACCGCTGG GCCTCACGTGGATCTGACGAAGCTCAGTCGCAACACTAAAGTCATCGCCGAAGCGCTGGCGAGAGTCATATACAACCTGACGGAGAAG CTGTCTTATGTCCCGCAGGGCGTCGGCGGAGACCTGCAGATCTTCACTGAACAGATG GTGCAGGAGGATCAGCTGGCGTCACTGGTGGACTGGCTGACGGCCCAACCGCGAGCCGCCCAGCTGCTGGACAAAGACAGCAGCATCGTGAACACGCTGGAGTATTACCTGAGCCGCTATCTGAAGGACGTCAAGAGACACCTGGTCAGAGCCGACAAGAG ggACCCTGAATTTGTCTTTTATGATCAACTCAAGCAGACCATGAATGCTTATAG GGTAAAACCAGCTATCTTTGACCTGCTGCTAGCTGTCTGTATCGCATCTTATCTTGGAGTGCTGTATTTGGCTGTTCAG AATTTTGGACTTCTGTACGGTTTCCTGCGTAGAGTCACAGCTCCTCGGGTCAAACAGCATTAA
- the LOC122141507 gene encoding nicalin-1 isoform X4, producing MFEEASEVLENMLKWSFPLSLVLFLVLVCPLRAEAAHEFSVYRMQQYDLQGQTYGSRNAILNTEARTVDAEVLSRRCVMVRLADFSYEKYQKALRQSAGAVVIILPQNMSTMPQDIVQQFMELEPELLATETIVPVYFALEDEELLSIYTQTQISSSSQGSSSAAEVLLHTATANGFQMVTSGAQSKAVSDWAITSLEGRLTGAGGEDLPTIVLVAHYDSFGVAPWLSYGADSNGSGVAVLLELARLFSRLYSYKRTHAGYNLLFFLSGGGKFNYQGTKRWLEDNLDHTDSSLLQDNVAFVLCLDTLGNSDNLHLHVSKPPKEGSPQHALLRELETVAAHQHPDLKFSMVHKKINLADDTLAWEHERFGIRRLPAFTLSHLESHRSPARHSIMDMRSVSSLEGAGEATAGPHVDLTKLSRNTKVIAEALARVIYNLTEKGVGGDLQIFTEQMVQEDQLASLVDWLTAQPRAAQLLDKDSSIVNTLEYYLSRYLKDVKRHLVRADKRDPEFVFYDQLKQTMNAYRVKPAIFDLLLAVCIASYLGVLYLAVQNFGLLYGFLRRVTAPRVKQH from the exons TCTGGTGCTGGTGTGTCCGCTGCGCGCGGAAGCGGCGCACGAGTTCAGCGTCTACCGCATGCAGCAGTACGACCTGCAGGGACAAACCTACG GTTCCCGTAATGCCATTTTAAACACGGAGGCTCGTACGGTGGACGCCGAGGTGCTCAGCCGTCGATGTGTGATGGTGCGGCTCGCCGATTTCTCTTACGAGAAATATCAGAAAGCGCTGCGACAGTCGGCGGGGGCCGTGGTCATCATACTGCCCCAGAACATGTCCACGATGCCGCAGGACATAGTGCAG CAGTTCATGGAGCTGGAGCCGGAGCTGCTGGCCACGGAGACCATCGTGCCCGTGTACTTCGCTCTGGAGGACGAGGAGCTGCTGTCcatctacacacaaacacagatctcCTCTTCCTCACAGGGGTCTTCATCAGCTGCTGAAG TGCTGCTGCACACAGCGACAGCTAACGGTTTTCAGATGGTGACCAGTGGAGCTCAGAGTAAAGCTGTCAGTGACTGGGCCATTACTAGTCTAGAG GGTCGTCTCACAGGTGCGGGAGGAGAAGATCTGCCCACTATCGTCCTGGTGGCTCACTACGACTCTTTCGGAGTTGCTCCG TGGCTGTCGTATGGCGCAGACTCGAACGGCAGTGGCGTCGCCGTACTGCTGGAGCTCGCGCGACTGTTTTCCAGACTCTACTCCTACAAACGCACTCATGCAGG aTACAACCTGCTGTTTTTCTTGTCGGGAGGTGGGAAGTTTAACTACCAAGGCACGAAACGCTGGCTGGAGGACAACCTTGATCACACAG ATTCCAGTCTGCTCCAGGACAACGTGGCGTTTGTTTTGTGTCTGGACACTCTGGGTAACAGTGACAACCTTCACCTCCATGTCTCTAAACCACCGAAAGAGGGAAGCCCGCAGCACGCCCTTCTCAGAGAACTAGAGACT GTTGCGGCCCATCAGCACCCTGACCTGAAGTTCTCAATGGTCCACAAGAAGATCAACCTGGCAGACGACACCCTGGCGTGGGAGCACGAGCGCTTCGGCATCCGCCGCCTGCCCGCCTTCACCCTGTCCCACCTGGAGAGCCACCGCAGCCCCGCGCGCCACTCCATCATGGACATGCGGTCAGTGTCCTCTCTGGAGGGGGCGGGAGAGGCCACCGCTGG GCCTCACGTGGATCTGACGAAGCTCAGTCGCAACACTAAAGTCATCGCCGAAGCGCTGGCGAGAGTCATATACAACCTGACGGAGAAG GGCGTCGGCGGAGACCTGCAGATCTTCACTGAACAGATG GTGCAGGAGGATCAGCTGGCGTCACTGGTGGACTGGCTGACGGCCCAACCGCGAGCCGCCCAGCTGCTGGACAAAGACAGCAGCATCGTGAACACGCTGGAGTATTACCTGAGCCGCTATCTGAAGGACGTCAAGAGACACCTGGTCAGAGCCGACAAGAG ggACCCTGAATTTGTCTTTTATGATCAACTCAAGCAGACCATGAATGCTTATAG GGTAAAACCAGCTATCTTTGACCTGCTGCTAGCTGTCTGTATCGCATCTTATCTTGGAGTGCTGTATTTGGCTGTTCAG AATTTTGGACTTCTGTACGGTTTCCTGCGTAGAGTCACAGCTCCTCGGGTCAAACAGCATTAA
- the LOC122141507 gene encoding nicalin-1 isoform X6, translating to MFEEASEVLENMLKWSFPLSLVLFLVLVCPLRAEAAHEFSVYRMQQYDLQGQTYGSRNAILNTEARTVDAEVLSRRCVMVRLADFSYEKYQKALRQSAGAVVIILPQNMSTMPQDIVQQFMELEPELLATETIVPVYFALEDEELLSIYTQTQISSSSQGSSSAAEVLLHTATANGFQMVTSGAQSKAVSDWAITSLEGRLTGAGGEDLPTIVLVAHYDSFGVAPWLSYGADSNGSGVAVLLELARLFSRLYSYKRTHAGYNLLFFLSGGGKFNYQGTKRWLEDNLDHTDSSLLQDNVAFVLCLDTLGNSDNLHLHVSKPPKEGSPQHALLRELETVAAHQHPDLKFSMVHKKINLADDTLAWEHERFGIRRLPAFTLSHLESHRSPARHSIMDMRPHVDLTKLSRNTKVIAEALARVIYNLTEKGVGGDLQIFTEQMQVQEDQLASLVDWLTAQPRAAQLLDKDSSIVNTLEYYLSRYLKDVKRHLVRADKRDPEFVFYDQLKQTMNAYRVKPAIFDLLLAVCIASYLGVLYLAVQNFGLLYGFLRRVTAPRVKQH from the exons TCTGGTGCTGGTGTGTCCGCTGCGCGCGGAAGCGGCGCACGAGTTCAGCGTCTACCGCATGCAGCAGTACGACCTGCAGGGACAAACCTACG GTTCCCGTAATGCCATTTTAAACACGGAGGCTCGTACGGTGGACGCCGAGGTGCTCAGCCGTCGATGTGTGATGGTGCGGCTCGCCGATTTCTCTTACGAGAAATATCAGAAAGCGCTGCGACAGTCGGCGGGGGCCGTGGTCATCATACTGCCCCAGAACATGTCCACGATGCCGCAGGACATAGTGCAG CAGTTCATGGAGCTGGAGCCGGAGCTGCTGGCCACGGAGACCATCGTGCCCGTGTACTTCGCTCTGGAGGACGAGGAGCTGCTGTCcatctacacacaaacacagatctcCTCTTCCTCACAGGGGTCTTCATCAGCTGCTGAAG TGCTGCTGCACACAGCGACAGCTAACGGTTTTCAGATGGTGACCAGTGGAGCTCAGAGTAAAGCTGTCAGTGACTGGGCCATTACTAGTCTAGAG GGTCGTCTCACAGGTGCGGGAGGAGAAGATCTGCCCACTATCGTCCTGGTGGCTCACTACGACTCTTTCGGAGTTGCTCCG TGGCTGTCGTATGGCGCAGACTCGAACGGCAGTGGCGTCGCCGTACTGCTGGAGCTCGCGCGACTGTTTTCCAGACTCTACTCCTACAAACGCACTCATGCAGG aTACAACCTGCTGTTTTTCTTGTCGGGAGGTGGGAAGTTTAACTACCAAGGCACGAAACGCTGGCTGGAGGACAACCTTGATCACACAG ATTCCAGTCTGCTCCAGGACAACGTGGCGTTTGTTTTGTGTCTGGACACTCTGGGTAACAGTGACAACCTTCACCTCCATGTCTCTAAACCACCGAAAGAGGGAAGCCCGCAGCACGCCCTTCTCAGAGAACTAGAGACT GTTGCGGCCCATCAGCACCCTGACCTGAAGTTCTCAATGGTCCACAAGAAGATCAACCTGGCAGACGACACCCTGGCGTGGGAGCACGAGCGCTTCGGCATCCGCCGCCTGCCCGCCTTCACCCTGTCCCACCTGGAGAGCCACCGCAGCCCCGCGCGCCACTCCATCATGGACATGCG GCCTCACGTGGATCTGACGAAGCTCAGTCGCAACACTAAAGTCATCGCCGAAGCGCTGGCGAGAGTCATATACAACCTGACGGAGAAG GGCGTCGGCGGAGACCTGCAGATCTTCACTGAACAGATG CAGGTGCAGGAGGATCAGCTGGCGTCACTGGTGGACTGGCTGACGGCCCAACCGCGAGCCGCCCAGCTGCTGGACAAAGACAGCAGCATCGTGAACACGCTGGAGTATTACCTGAGCCGCTATCTGAAGGACGTCAAGAGACACCTGGTCAGAGCCGACAAGAG ggACCCTGAATTTGTCTTTTATGATCAACTCAAGCAGACCATGAATGCTTATAG GGTAAAACCAGCTATCTTTGACCTGCTGCTAGCTGTCTGTATCGCATCTTATCTTGGAGTGCTGTATTTGGCTGTTCAG AATTTTGGACTTCTGTACGGTTTCCTGCGTAGAGTCACAGCTCCTCGGGTCAAACAGCATTAA
- the LOC122141507 gene encoding nicalin-1 isoform X5, which produces MFEEASEVLENMLKWSFPLSLVLFLVLVCPLRAEAAHEFSVYRMQQYDLQGQTYGSRNAILNTEARTVDAEVLSRRCVMVRLADFSYEKYQKALRQSAGAVVIILPQNMSTMPQDIVQQFMELEPELLATETIVPVYFALEDEELLSIYTQTQISSSSQGSSSAAEVLLHTATANGFQMVTSGAQSKAVSDWAITSLEGRLTGAGGEDLPTIVLVAHYDSFGVAPWLSYGADSNGSGVAVLLELARLFSRLYSYKRTHAGYNLLFFLSGGGKFNYQGTKRWLEDNLDHTDSSLLQDNVAFVLCLDTLGNSDNLHLHVSKPPKEGSPQHALLRELETVAAHQHPDLKFSMVHKKINLADDTLAWEHERFGIRRLPAFTLSHLESHRSPARHSIMDMRPHVDLTKLSRNTKVIAEALARVIYNLTEKLSYVPQGVGGDLQIFTEQMQVQEDQLASLVDWLTAQPRAAQLLDKDSSIVNTLEYYLSRYLKDVKRHLVRADKRDPEFVFYDQLKQTMNAYRVKPAIFDLLLAVCIASYLGVLYLAVQNFGLLYGFLRRVTAPRVKQH; this is translated from the exons TCTGGTGCTGGTGTGTCCGCTGCGCGCGGAAGCGGCGCACGAGTTCAGCGTCTACCGCATGCAGCAGTACGACCTGCAGGGACAAACCTACG GTTCCCGTAATGCCATTTTAAACACGGAGGCTCGTACGGTGGACGCCGAGGTGCTCAGCCGTCGATGTGTGATGGTGCGGCTCGCCGATTTCTCTTACGAGAAATATCAGAAAGCGCTGCGACAGTCGGCGGGGGCCGTGGTCATCATACTGCCCCAGAACATGTCCACGATGCCGCAGGACATAGTGCAG CAGTTCATGGAGCTGGAGCCGGAGCTGCTGGCCACGGAGACCATCGTGCCCGTGTACTTCGCTCTGGAGGACGAGGAGCTGCTGTCcatctacacacaaacacagatctcCTCTTCCTCACAGGGGTCTTCATCAGCTGCTGAAG TGCTGCTGCACACAGCGACAGCTAACGGTTTTCAGATGGTGACCAGTGGAGCTCAGAGTAAAGCTGTCAGTGACTGGGCCATTACTAGTCTAGAG GGTCGTCTCACAGGTGCGGGAGGAGAAGATCTGCCCACTATCGTCCTGGTGGCTCACTACGACTCTTTCGGAGTTGCTCCG TGGCTGTCGTATGGCGCAGACTCGAACGGCAGTGGCGTCGCCGTACTGCTGGAGCTCGCGCGACTGTTTTCCAGACTCTACTCCTACAAACGCACTCATGCAGG aTACAACCTGCTGTTTTTCTTGTCGGGAGGTGGGAAGTTTAACTACCAAGGCACGAAACGCTGGCTGGAGGACAACCTTGATCACACAG ATTCCAGTCTGCTCCAGGACAACGTGGCGTTTGTTTTGTGTCTGGACACTCTGGGTAACAGTGACAACCTTCACCTCCATGTCTCTAAACCACCGAAAGAGGGAAGCCCGCAGCACGCCCTTCTCAGAGAACTAGAGACT GTTGCGGCCCATCAGCACCCTGACCTGAAGTTCTCAATGGTCCACAAGAAGATCAACCTGGCAGACGACACCCTGGCGTGGGAGCACGAGCGCTTCGGCATCCGCCGCCTGCCCGCCTTCACCCTGTCCCACCTGGAGAGCCACCGCAGCCCCGCGCGCCACTCCATCATGGACATGCG GCCTCACGTGGATCTGACGAAGCTCAGTCGCAACACTAAAGTCATCGCCGAAGCGCTGGCGAGAGTCATATACAACCTGACGGAGAAG CTGTCTTATGTCCCGCAGGGCGTCGGCGGAGACCTGCAGATCTTCACTGAACAGATG CAGGTGCAGGAGGATCAGCTGGCGTCACTGGTGGACTGGCTGACGGCCCAACCGCGAGCCGCCCAGCTGCTGGACAAAGACAGCAGCATCGTGAACACGCTGGAGTATTACCTGAGCCGCTATCTGAAGGACGTCAAGAGACACCTGGTCAGAGCCGACAAGAG ggACCCTGAATTTGTCTTTTATGATCAACTCAAGCAGACCATGAATGCTTATAG GGTAAAACCAGCTATCTTTGACCTGCTGCTAGCTGTCTGTATCGCATCTTATCTTGGAGTGCTGTATTTGGCTGTTCAG AATTTTGGACTTCTGTACGGTTTCCTGCGTAGAGTCACAGCTCCTCGGGTCAAACAGCATTAA
- the LOC122141507 gene encoding nicalin-1 isoform X7, translated as MFEEASEVLENMLKWSFPLSLVLFLVLVCPLRAEAAHEFSVYRMQQYDLQGQTYGSRNAILNTEARTVDAEVLSRRCVMVRLADFSYEKYQKALRQSAGAVVIILPQNMSTMPQDIVQQFMELEPELLATETIVPVYFALEDEELLSIYTQTQISSSSQGSSSAAEVLLHTATANGFQMVTSGAQSKAVSDWAITSLEGRLTGAGGEDLPTIVLVAHYDSFGVAPWLSYGADSNGSGVAVLLELARLFSRLYSYKRTHAGYNLLFFLSGGGKFNYQGTKRWLEDNLDHTDSSLLQDNVAFVLCLDTLGNSDNLHLHVSKPPKEGSPQHALLRELETVAAHQHPDLKFSMVHKKINLADDTLAWEHERFGIRRLPAFTLSHLESHRSPARHSIMDMRPHVDLTKLSRNTKVIAEALARVIYNLTEKGVGGDLQIFTEQMVQEDQLASLVDWLTAQPRAAQLLDKDSSIVNTLEYYLSRYLKDVKRHLVRADKRDPEFVFYDQLKQTMNAYRVKPAIFDLLLAVCIASYLGVLYLAVQNFGLLYGFLRRVTAPRVKQH; from the exons TCTGGTGCTGGTGTGTCCGCTGCGCGCGGAAGCGGCGCACGAGTTCAGCGTCTACCGCATGCAGCAGTACGACCTGCAGGGACAAACCTACG GTTCCCGTAATGCCATTTTAAACACGGAGGCTCGTACGGTGGACGCCGAGGTGCTCAGCCGTCGATGTGTGATGGTGCGGCTCGCCGATTTCTCTTACGAGAAATATCAGAAAGCGCTGCGACAGTCGGCGGGGGCCGTGGTCATCATACTGCCCCAGAACATGTCCACGATGCCGCAGGACATAGTGCAG CAGTTCATGGAGCTGGAGCCGGAGCTGCTGGCCACGGAGACCATCGTGCCCGTGTACTTCGCTCTGGAGGACGAGGAGCTGCTGTCcatctacacacaaacacagatctcCTCTTCCTCACAGGGGTCTTCATCAGCTGCTGAAG TGCTGCTGCACACAGCGACAGCTAACGGTTTTCAGATGGTGACCAGTGGAGCTCAGAGTAAAGCTGTCAGTGACTGGGCCATTACTAGTCTAGAG GGTCGTCTCACAGGTGCGGGAGGAGAAGATCTGCCCACTATCGTCCTGGTGGCTCACTACGACTCTTTCGGAGTTGCTCCG TGGCTGTCGTATGGCGCAGACTCGAACGGCAGTGGCGTCGCCGTACTGCTGGAGCTCGCGCGACTGTTTTCCAGACTCTACTCCTACAAACGCACTCATGCAGG aTACAACCTGCTGTTTTTCTTGTCGGGAGGTGGGAAGTTTAACTACCAAGGCACGAAACGCTGGCTGGAGGACAACCTTGATCACACAG ATTCCAGTCTGCTCCAGGACAACGTGGCGTTTGTTTTGTGTCTGGACACTCTGGGTAACAGTGACAACCTTCACCTCCATGTCTCTAAACCACCGAAAGAGGGAAGCCCGCAGCACGCCCTTCTCAGAGAACTAGAGACT GTTGCGGCCCATCAGCACCCTGACCTGAAGTTCTCAATGGTCCACAAGAAGATCAACCTGGCAGACGACACCCTGGCGTGGGAGCACGAGCGCTTCGGCATCCGCCGCCTGCCCGCCTTCACCCTGTCCCACCTGGAGAGCCACCGCAGCCCCGCGCGCCACTCCATCATGGACATGCG GCCTCACGTGGATCTGACGAAGCTCAGTCGCAACACTAAAGTCATCGCCGAAGCGCTGGCGAGAGTCATATACAACCTGACGGAGAAG GGCGTCGGCGGAGACCTGCAGATCTTCACTGAACAGATG GTGCAGGAGGATCAGCTGGCGTCACTGGTGGACTGGCTGACGGCCCAACCGCGAGCCGCCCAGCTGCTGGACAAAGACAGCAGCATCGTGAACACGCTGGAGTATTACCTGAGCCGCTATCTGAAGGACGTCAAGAGACACCTGGTCAGAGCCGACAAGAG ggACCCTGAATTTGTCTTTTATGATCAACTCAAGCAGACCATGAATGCTTATAG GGTAAAACCAGCTATCTTTGACCTGCTGCTAGCTGTCTGTATCGCATCTTATCTTGGAGTGCTGTATTTGGCTGTTCAG AATTTTGGACTTCTGTACGGTTTCCTGCGTAGAGTCACAGCTCCTCGGGTCAAACAGCATTAA